In Streptococcus uberis, a single window of DNA contains:
- a CDS encoding 4-oxalocrotonate tautomerase, with translation MPFVTIDLFEGRSQEQKIELAREVTEVVSRIAQAPKENIHVMINDMPEGSYFPHGEMKTKN, from the coding sequence ATGCCATTTGTTACCATTGATTTATTTGAAGGGCGTAGCCAAGAACAAAAAATAGAACTCGCTCGTGAAGTCACAGAAGTGGTTTCAAGAATTGCTCAAGCACCAAAAGAAAACATTCATGTCATGATCAATGATATGCCTGAAGGAAGCTACTTTCCTCATGGAGAAATGAAAACCAAAAACTAG
- a CDS encoding thymidine kinase, translated as MAQLYYKYGTMNSGKSIEILKVAHNYEEQGKPVVIMTSALDTRDGFGIVSSRIGMRREAVPITDEMDIFNYIDALDDRPYCVLIDECQFLSKKNVYDLARVVDELQVPVMAFGLKNDFQNELFEGSKYLLLLADKIDEIKTICQYCSKKAIMQLRMKDNRPIYEGEQIQIGGNETYIPVCRKHYFHPPINED; from the coding sequence GTGGCTCAGTTATACTATAAGTATGGGACAATGAATTCAGGTAAATCCATTGAGATTTTAAAAGTTGCCCACAATTACGAAGAGCAAGGAAAACCAGTTGTCATTATGACAAGTGCACTTGATACTAGGGATGGTTTTGGCATCGTTTCAAGTCGAATTGGTATGAGAAGAGAAGCAGTACCCATCACAGATGAGATGGATATTTTTAACTACATTGATGCATTGGACGATAGACCATATTGTGTCTTGATTGATGAGTGCCAGTTTCTAAGCAAAAAAAATGTTTATGATTTAGCACGGGTTGTGGATGAATTGCAAGTCCCAGTTATGGCCTTTGGTTTAAAAAATGATTTTCAAAACGAACTCTTTGAAGGTTCCAAATACCTTTTGTTACTAGCTGATAAAATTGACGAAATCAAAACGATTTGTCAATATTGCAGTAAAAAAGCCATTATGCAATTGCGGATGAAAGACAATCGTCCCATATACGAAGGCGAACAAATTCAAATTGGCGGTAATGAAACTTACATTCCAGTTTGTCGTAAACATTATTTTCACCCACCGATTAATGAAGATTAA